In one Achromobacter spanius genomic region, the following are encoded:
- a CDS encoding putative 2-aminoethylphosphonate ABC transporter ATP-binding protein, with protein sequence MPQPDRAFLTVRNLVKRFGSHTALADVSLDIRAGELVCLLGPSGCGKTTLLRAIAGLERQDSGAIVLSGRDISYAEPQERDYGILFQSYALFPNLTVAQNVAYGLSGKRAHRNHVANRVEEMLSLVGLAGAADKYPGQISGGQQQRVALARALAPSPSLLLLDEPMSALDARVREHLRIELRALQKRLSITTLMVTHDQEEAMVMADRIAVMNGGVIEQFGTPRELYRQPASAFIADFVGEANWLPFERIDTHRARVGRQELAVDEALDGKSGKLFVRPEAVRVSMARSEEPNSMLADVLDGVFLGRGYRLALRLEGVPGSTVHSIVSPEIGDALLGPHAASRCWVELPRHAIRAYA encoded by the coding sequence ATGCCCCAACCCGATCGCGCCTTCCTCACAGTTAGAAATCTGGTCAAGCGTTTTGGCAGCCACACCGCGCTGGCCGACGTCTCGCTGGATATCCGCGCCGGAGAACTGGTGTGCCTGCTGGGCCCTTCCGGCTGCGGCAAGACCACGCTGCTACGCGCCATCGCCGGCCTGGAACGCCAGGACAGCGGTGCAATCGTGTTGTCGGGCCGCGATATTTCTTATGCCGAGCCGCAAGAGCGCGACTACGGCATCCTGTTTCAGTCCTACGCGCTGTTTCCCAACCTGACCGTGGCCCAGAACGTAGCCTATGGTTTGAGCGGCAAGCGCGCCCACCGCAACCACGTCGCCAACCGCGTCGAGGAAATGCTGAGCCTGGTGGGCCTGGCGGGCGCGGCGGACAAATACCCCGGACAGATCTCCGGCGGCCAGCAGCAGCGCGTGGCTTTGGCGCGCGCATTGGCGCCGTCGCCGTCCCTGTTATTGCTGGACGAACCCATGTCGGCGCTGGATGCCCGGGTGCGCGAGCACCTGCGGATTGAATTGCGCGCGCTGCAAAAGCGTTTGTCGATCACGACGCTGATGGTGACGCATGACCAGGAAGAGGCCATGGTGATGGCCGACCGCATCGCCGTCATGAACGGCGGCGTCATTGAACAATTCGGGACGCCGCGCGAACTCTACCGCCAGCCGGCATCGGCCTTTATCGCCGATTTCGTGGGCGAGGCGAACTGGCTGCCGTTCGAACGCATCGACACCCATCGCGCCCGCGTCGGCCGCCAGGAACTGGCCGTGGACGAGGCGCTGGACGGCAAGTCCGGCAAGTTGTTCGTGCGCCCGGAAGCGGTGCGCGTCAGCATGGCGCGCTCGGAAGAACCCAACTCGATGCTGGCCGATGTGCTGGACGGCGTATTCCTGGGCCGGGGCTATCGCCTGGCCTTGCGCCTGGAAGGCGTGCCCGGCTCCACCGTGCATTCCATCGTGTCCCCTGAAATCGGAGACGCCCTGTTGGGCCCTCACGCCGCCAGCCGTTGCTGGGTGGAGCTGCCGCGCCATGCGATTCGCGCCTACGCTTGA
- the htpX gene encoding protease HtpX: MKRIALFIITNLAVMLVLSATLRILGVDRYITANGLNLNALLIFSVVVGFTGAIISLLISKPMAKWSTGAQVLDPNAPRSQREAWLLDTVHQLADRAGIGRPEVAIYEGAPNAFATGAFKNDSLVAVSTGLLESMSEEEVAAVLAHEVAHIANGDMVTLTLIQGVVNTFVVFLARVVGYFIDRVVFKNERGIGPGYYITVLVCEIIFGVLASIIVAWFSRQREYRADAGSAQLMGAREPMIRALARLGGLEPGDLPKSFEASGITGRGGLAAMFASHPPIPSRIAALQNARVV; this comes from the coding sequence ATGAAACGCATTGCCTTGTTCATCATCACCAACCTGGCCGTCATGCTCGTGCTGTCGGCCACGCTGCGCATCCTGGGCGTAGACCGCTACATCACGGCCAACGGCCTGAACCTGAACGCGCTGCTGATCTTCTCGGTGGTGGTGGGTTTCACAGGCGCGATCATCTCGCTCCTGATCAGCAAGCCGATGGCTAAGTGGAGCACCGGCGCTCAAGTGCTGGACCCGAATGCGCCGCGCAGCCAGCGCGAAGCCTGGCTGCTCGACACCGTGCACCAACTGGCCGACCGCGCCGGCATCGGCCGTCCGGAAGTCGCCATCTACGAAGGCGCGCCCAATGCGTTCGCCACCGGCGCATTCAAGAACGACTCGCTGGTCGCCGTGTCGACCGGCCTGCTGGAAAGCATGAGCGAAGAGGAAGTGGCTGCCGTGCTGGCGCACGAAGTGGCCCACATCGCCAACGGCGACATGGTCACGCTGACCTTGATCCAGGGCGTGGTGAACACGTTCGTCGTGTTCCTGGCCCGCGTGGTCGGCTACTTCATCGACCGCGTGGTGTTCAAGAATGAACGCGGCATCGGCCCGGGCTACTACATCACCGTGCTGGTCTGTGAAATCATCTTCGGCGTGCTGGCCTCGATCATCGTGGCCTGGTTCTCTCGCCAACGCGAATACCGCGCCGACGCCGGTTCGGCCCAGTTGATGGGCGCGCGCGAACCGATGATCCGCGCGCTGGCCCGCCTGGGCGGCCTGGAGCCGGGCGACCTGCCCAAGTCCTTTGAAGCCTCGGGCATCACCGGCCGTGGCGGCCTGGCTGCCATGTTCGCCTCGCACCCGCCGATTCCGTCGCGCATCGCCGCGTTGCAGAACGCCCGCGTGGTCTGA
- a CDS encoding DMT family transporter, with product MQALWMLLASAMFAIMGSFVKFGTEHGASLPQIVLFRGLPSVLLLLLWARAGRQSIVPTSWKLHLWRNLSGVTSMWLGFFAISHLPLATATSLNYTAPLFIACWMLGWGGAQRDPVRIIAVALGFLGVIAVLRPSITDDQWLAALMGMGAGAMSAVAMMQIRQLGRIGEPEWRTVLFFSVAVCVSSVVGLWFEGWGVADWQGYASLVGVGVAGMFGQLAMTRAFGVGSALLTAALQYSTIIFAALLGMGFWGDHLDGLAWAGMGLIISAGLLSVWRTMRDPKPA from the coding sequence ATGCAGGCTCTCTGGATGTTGTTGGCGTCCGCCATGTTCGCCATCATGGGGTCGTTCGTGAAGTTCGGCACCGAACACGGCGCCTCGTTGCCGCAGATCGTGCTTTTTCGTGGGCTGCCTTCCGTTCTTCTCTTGCTGCTGTGGGCGCGCGCCGGCCGCCAATCCATCGTTCCGACCAGTTGGAAGCTGCACTTGTGGCGCAACTTGTCCGGCGTGACGTCGATGTGGCTGGGGTTCTTCGCCATCTCGCACCTGCCGCTGGCCACCGCGACCAGCCTGAACTACACCGCACCGCTGTTCATTGCCTGTTGGATGTTGGGCTGGGGCGGCGCGCAGCGCGACCCCGTCCGCATCATTGCCGTGGCCTTGGGTTTCCTGGGTGTGATCGCCGTGTTGCGGCCGAGCATCACCGACGACCAATGGCTGGCGGCGCTGATGGGGATGGGGGCGGGCGCCATGTCGGCGGTCGCCATGATGCAGATTCGCCAACTGGGCCGGATCGGCGAACCCGAATGGCGCACCGTGCTGTTCTTTTCCGTGGCGGTCTGCGTGTCCAGCGTCGTCGGGCTGTGGTTCGAAGGTTGGGGCGTGGCGGACTGGCAGGGCTATGCGTCGCTGGTGGGCGTGGGCGTAGCGGGCATGTTCGGCCAGCTTGCCATGACGCGGGCTTTTGGCGTGGGCTCGGCGCTGCTGACGGCGGCGCTGCAATACAGCACCATTATTTTCGCGGCCTTGCTGGGCATGGGCTTTTGGGGCGACCACCTGGATGGTCTGGCCTGGGCCGGCATGGGCTTGATCATTTCCGCGGGCCTGTTGTCGGTATGGCGCACCATGCGCGACCCCAAGCCGGCCTGA
- the phnX gene encoding phosphonoacetaldehyde hydrolase, which produces MTLMTVSTLPVQLEAVIFDWAGTLVDFGSFAPTKVFVDAFSQFGMEVSLKEARGPMGMGKWDHIRALCDQPAIASQYQAQFGRLPSDDDVTAIYDRFLPMQLEKVAQYSAAIPGAAELLRALRQRGLKIGSCSGYPGSVMRRVVERAASEGLEPDCIVASDDVPRARPAPAMALKNVVELGLSDVAGCIKVDDTAPGIEEGRRAGMWTVGLLLSGNAAGLTLDEYLSLDENDRERARVEARAELSSAHPHYLIDTVADLPAVITDIEARLARGDRP; this is translated from the coding sequence ATGACCCTCATGACTGTTTCAACCTTGCCCGTCCAACTGGAAGCCGTCATCTTTGACTGGGCCGGCACGCTGGTCGATTTCGGCTCGTTTGCGCCCACCAAGGTGTTCGTGGACGCCTTCTCGCAGTTCGGCATGGAGGTGTCGCTGAAGGAAGCCCGCGGCCCCATGGGCATGGGCAAGTGGGACCATATCCGCGCCCTGTGCGACCAGCCCGCCATCGCCAGCCAGTACCAGGCCCAGTTCGGCCGCCTGCCTTCCGATGACGACGTGACCGCCATCTACGATCGCTTCCTGCCGATGCAACTGGAAAAGGTGGCGCAATATTCAGCGGCCATTCCGGGCGCGGCGGAATTGCTGCGCGCCCTGCGCCAACGCGGCTTGAAGATCGGCTCGTGCTCGGGCTACCCCGGCAGCGTCATGCGCCGCGTGGTTGAACGGGCCGCCTCCGAGGGCCTGGAGCCGGACTGCATCGTGGCTAGCGACGATGTGCCGCGCGCGCGTCCGGCGCCTGCGATGGCCTTGAAAAACGTGGTCGAGCTGGGGCTGTCGGACGTGGCCGGCTGCATCAAGGTTGACGACACCGCCCCTGGTATCGAGGAAGGGCGCCGCGCCGGCATGTGGACGGTGGGGCTCCTGCTGTCCGGCAATGCCGCCGGCCTTACCTTGGATGAATACCTGAGCCTGGATGAGAACGACCGCGAGCGCGCCCGGGTTGAGGCTCGCGCTGAGCTGTCTTCCGCGCACCCCCATTACCTGATCGACACGGTGGCCGACCTGCCCGCCGTGATCACCGATATCGAAGCCCGACTGGCGCGAGGCGATCGACCCTGA
- a CDS encoding putative 2-aminoethylphosphonate ABC transporter permease subunit → MPAWIGSLGLTAGQGALVLFLVLFLALPLLAILAKSVTDSEGAWAGLSVVSGIIGADGFLAMVGRSLTVGVVTMLLVVPCAYGFAYGLTRTRLPGKGLLRTIALLPLLAPSLLPGIALIYLLGNQGLLKGLTGGATIYGFWGIVVGEAFYTFPHALMILLTGLTLADGRLYDAARAMGAGPWRTFLTVTLPGTRYAVFSACCVVFTLTVTDFGVPKVVGGDYNVLAMEAYKAVVGQQNFPKGAAIGILLLLPALLTFVLDRRLRARQGAQMSGRAQPYAAGANRRRDAAFLLLAGVLAAFLLLIIGVAVWASFVKMWPYNLSMSLRSYDFDNMDGGGWLAWRNSLQLALWTALIGTAVVFVGAWMMEKVPARGSVARGLRATVSMLALMPMAVPGLVLGLGYIFFFNSLMNPLNLLYGTMPLLVLCTVVHFYTSAHLTAATALNALDPEFEAASASLKVPRMTTFLRVTLPMCLPAALDVARYLFVSAMTTVSAVVFLYSPSTVLAAVAVLNMDDAGFIGPAAAMCTVIMASSATAALLLHLASRALVARSQAWRRPVAL, encoded by the coding sequence ATGCCTGCCTGGATAGGCTCGCTGGGCCTGACGGCGGGGCAGGGTGCGCTGGTGTTGTTTCTGGTGCTGTTCCTGGCGCTGCCGCTGCTGGCCATCCTGGCCAAGTCCGTGACCGACAGCGAAGGCGCCTGGGCCGGCCTGTCGGTCGTGTCCGGCATCATCGGCGCGGATGGCTTTCTTGCCATGGTCGGGCGCAGCCTGACCGTGGGCGTGGTGACGATGCTGCTGGTAGTGCCGTGCGCCTATGGTTTCGCCTACGGCCTGACCCGCACGCGCTTGCCGGGCAAGGGCCTGCTGCGCACCATCGCCTTGCTGCCCTTGCTGGCGCCCTCGCTGTTGCCCGGCATTGCGCTGATCTATCTGCTGGGCAATCAGGGCCTGCTCAAGGGCCTGACGGGGGGCGCCACCATCTACGGCTTCTGGGGCATTGTGGTGGGCGAGGCCTTCTACACGTTTCCGCATGCGCTGATGATTCTGCTGACCGGACTGACGCTGGCCGATGGGCGGCTGTACGACGCGGCACGTGCCATGGGCGCGGGCCCGTGGCGCACCTTCCTGACCGTGACCTTGCCCGGCACACGCTATGCCGTGTTCTCGGCCTGCTGCGTGGTGTTCACGCTGACCGTTACCGATTTCGGCGTTCCCAAAGTGGTGGGCGGCGACTACAACGTGCTGGCCATGGAAGCCTACAAGGCCGTCGTCGGACAGCAGAACTTTCCCAAGGGCGCGGCCATCGGCATTTTGCTCTTGCTGCCCGCCTTGCTGACCTTTGTGCTGGACCGCCGCCTGCGTGCCCGTCAGGGTGCGCAGATGAGCGGGCGCGCCCAGCCCTACGCAGCAGGCGCCAACCGACGCCGCGATGCCGCGTTCCTGCTGCTGGCCGGCGTGCTGGCCGCCTTCCTGCTGCTGATCATCGGCGTGGCCGTCTGGGCCTCGTTCGTGAAGATGTGGCCGTACAACCTGTCGATGTCGCTGCGTTCCTATGACTTCGACAACATGGACGGGGGCGGCTGGCTGGCCTGGCGCAACAGCCTGCAACTGGCGCTTTGGACCGCCTTGATCGGCACGGCCGTGGTGTTCGTGGGCGCCTGGATGATGGAAAAAGTGCCGGCGCGCGGCTCGGTGGCGCGCGGCCTGCGCGCCACGGTCAGCATGCTGGCCTTGATGCCGATGGCCGTGCCGGGCCTGGTGCTGGGGTTGGGCTACATCTTCTTCTTCAACAGCCTGATGAACCCGCTGAACCTGCTGTACGGCACGATGCCGCTGCTGGTCCTGTGCACGGTGGTCCACTTCTACACCAGCGCGCATCTGACGGCGGCCACCGCGTTGAACGCCCTGGATCCCGAGTTCGAAGCCGCGTCCGCGTCGTTGAAGGTGCCGCGCATGACGACGTTCCTGCGGGTCACGCTGCCCATGTGCCTGCCCGCCGCGCTGGACGTTGCCCGCTACCTGTTTGTTTCCGCCATGACGACCGTGTCGGCCGTGGTGTTCCTGTACAGCCCGTCCACGGTGCTGGCCGCCGTCGCCGTGCTCAACATGGACGACGCCGGCTTCATCGGCCCGGCCGCCGCCATGTGCACGGTGATCATGGCCAGTTCCGCCACGGCGGCCCTGTTGCTGCATCTGGCAAGCCGCGCGCTGGTCGCGCGCAGCCAGGCATGGCGCCGGCCCGTGGCCCTTTGA
- a CDS encoding sulfurtransferase, translating into MTMTLISAADLAGRLDASGPGASDIRVFDVRHDLTNHAAGRQAYDAGHIPGARYLDHETELAAPRTGKNGRHPLPTRAELGALMAAHGVTPQTLVVAYDASGGMYAAHLWWMLRWLGHERVVVLDGGWQAWVAAGLPTTTDAAPAVRAGQPVEPGAPLVASVDAQAVLDNIDRPAFTVIDARAANRYRGEVEPMDPVAGHIPGALNRPNGENLQADGSFKSAEQLRAEFAGLLGGRDPGVIVHQCGSGITACHNLLAMEIAGLSGSRLYPGSWSEWCSDPSRPVAKGA; encoded by the coding sequence ATGACGATGACACTGATTTCCGCCGCCGATCTGGCGGGCCGGCTTGACGCCTCAGGGCCTGGCGCTTCCGACATCCGCGTCTTCGACGTGCGTCACGACCTGACCAACCACGCGGCGGGTCGCCAGGCATACGATGCCGGCCACATCCCCGGCGCGCGTTACCTGGACCACGAAACCGAGCTGGCCGCGCCGCGCACCGGCAAGAATGGTCGTCATCCGCTACCCACGCGCGCGGAGCTTGGCGCGCTGATGGCCGCCCATGGCGTGACGCCGCAAACGCTGGTGGTGGCTTATGACGCCAGCGGCGGCATGTACGCGGCGCACCTGTGGTGGATGCTGCGCTGGCTGGGCCACGAGCGCGTGGTGGTGCTGGACGGCGGCTGGCAGGCCTGGGTGGCGGCCGGGCTGCCGACCACAACCGATGCCGCCCCGGCCGTGCGTGCGGGCCAGCCCGTTGAACCCGGCGCGCCGCTGGTCGCTTCGGTTGACGCGCAGGCCGTGCTGGACAATATCGACCGGCCCGCCTTTACCGTGATTGACGCGCGCGCCGCCAACCGCTATCGCGGCGAAGTCGAACCCATGGATCCGGTGGCCGGTCACATCCCCGGCGCGCTCAACCGGCCCAACGGCGAAAACCTGCAAGCCGACGGAAGCTTCAAGTCCGCCGAGCAACTGCGCGCGGAATTCGCTGGCCTGCTTGGCGGCCGCGACCCTGGTGTCATCGTGCACCAATGCGGCTCGGGCATTACCGCCTGCCACAATCTGCTGGCCATGGAAATCGCCGGCCTGTCGGGTTCGCGGCTGTACCCCGGCTCGTGGAGCGAGTGGTGCAGTGACCCGTCGCGCCCGGTGGCCAAGGGCGCCTGA
- a CDS encoding LysR family transcriptional regulator, translating into MLVAELKSFYAVARCGTVTKAAAQLGVSQPTVTGQLRQLESRYGIELFHRQGRGMRLSDAGQSLMPMVEKLVQQETEIDFRLRDASDLREGNLRIGATGPFYIMDTVRRYNQRYPGIDLAVTIGNSQSMLQALHDYRIEIATSSFLMDDKHLYRRMIAADPIRVVTHRDHPLARRGQVRLADLAEHALLLREPGSMTRQLTEDALAAAGVSVRRTLEIGSRESIRQAILCGLGISLIPSREIPSHPDLAALDIQGAEIVMHEYLYCLRERQPVQLIARFLEMAPAAG; encoded by the coding sequence GTGCTTGTCGCCGAACTCAAATCCTTCTACGCCGTGGCCCGCTGCGGCACCGTCACCAAGGCCGCCGCCCAACTGGGTGTCAGCCAACCGACCGTGACGGGGCAGTTGCGTCAGCTGGAATCGCGCTACGGCATTGAACTGTTCCACCGGCAGGGCCGCGGCATGCGGCTGTCGGACGCGGGGCAAAGCCTGATGCCCATGGTGGAAAAGCTGGTGCAGCAGGAAACCGAGATCGATTTCCGCCTGCGCGACGCCAGCGACCTGCGCGAAGGCAATCTGCGCATTGGCGCCACCGGCCCCTTCTACATCATGGATACGGTGCGTCGCTACAACCAGCGCTACCCGGGGATCGACCTGGCGGTCACCATCGGGAATTCGCAGTCGATGCTGCAAGCGCTGCACGACTATCGCATCGAGATTGCCACGTCTTCCTTTCTGATGGATGACAAACACCTGTACCGCAGGATGATCGCGGCTGATCCGATCCGCGTGGTCACCCATCGGGACCATCCGCTGGCGCGGCGCGGGCAGGTTCGGCTGGCCGATCTGGCCGAGCACGCCCTGCTGCTGCGCGAACCCGGCTCCATGACGCGCCAGTTGACCGAGGACGCGCTGGCGGCAGCCGGCGTCAGCGTGCGCCGCACGCTGGAGATCGGCAGCCGGGAATCCATCCGGCAAGCCATTCTGTGCGGTTTGGGGATCAGCCTGATCCCCTCGCGTGAAATCCCGTCCCACCCCGATCTGGCGGCCCTGGACATCCAGGGCGCCGAGATCGTGATGCACGAATACCTGTACTGCCTGCGCGAGCGCCAACCGGTGCAGTTGATCGCGCGCTTTCTGGAGATGGCGCCGGCAGCCGGCTGA
- a CDS encoding phosphonate degradation HD-domain oxygenase: MALTLQDIEQIFLERGHRSYHGESVSHLRHALQTASLAERHGANASLITACLLHDLGHLIADRPGTPTLRGVDDKHQYFVLPFLRGLFSSAVLDPIRLHVEAKRYLCYVEPQYEASLSEDSKRSLALQGGSFDAGQAVDFASMPGAPDAIRLRRWDDMAKVPGLATPPLDHFLEIAESVSGRIKLAAIW; the protein is encoded by the coding sequence ATGGCCTTGACCTTGCAAGACATCGAACAGATTTTCCTGGAACGTGGACACCGTTCCTACCATGGCGAGTCCGTCAGCCATTTGCGGCATGCGCTGCAAACGGCATCGCTGGCGGAACGCCATGGCGCCAACGCTTCGCTGATTACCGCCTGCCTGCTGCATGACCTGGGCCACCTGATCGCCGACCGCCCCGGCACCCCCACCCTGCGCGGCGTCGACGACAAGCACCAGTATTTCGTGCTGCCGTTTCTGCGCGGGCTGTTCAGCTCGGCCGTGCTGGATCCGATCCGCCTGCATGTGGAGGCCAAGCGTTACCTTTGCTATGTCGAGCCGCAATACGAAGCGTCACTGTCGGAGGATTCCAAGCGCAGCCTGGCGCTGCAAGGGGGCAGCTTCGATGCGGGCCAGGCGGTGGATTTCGCCAGCATGCCGGGCGCGCCCGATGCGATCCGCCTGCGCCGCTGGGACGATATGGCCAAGGTTCCGGGGCTGGCAACGCCCCCGTTGGACCACTTTCTTGAAATCGCGGAAAGCGTGTCCGGGCGGATCAAGCTGGCGGCGATCTGGTAG
- a CDS encoding L-serine ammonia-lyase produces MAVSVFDLFKIGIGPSSSHTVGPMRAALLFAQGLERDGLIPRVAHVRAELYGSLGATGKGHGTDKGVLLGLMGEAPDTVDPAAIEGMIASVRASRQLPLLGRYPVAFVEKEHMVFYRREAMAEHPNGMKFHAIDANGESLRESRYLSVGGGFVVTAGASNSQVIAAHNQLPYPFRSGRELLTMCRENGLTVAQLMMQNELTWREASDTHSGLDRIWQVMQDCVARGCGINYPEADGELPGPLRVRRRAPELYRNLTQRAERTLSDPLSVMDWVNLYAMAVNEENAAGGRVVTAPTNGAAGIIPAVLHYYDRFVPGANHDGVREFLLTAAAIGLLYKYNASLSGAEVGCQGEVGVACSMAAGGLAAALGGSVEQVENAAEIGMEHNLGLTCDPVGGLVQIPCIERNAMASIKAVNAARMALRGDGQHYVSLDSVIKTMRETGADMKTKYKETARGGLAVNIVEC; encoded by the coding sequence GTGGCCGTTTCCGTATTTGATCTGTTCAAGATTGGCATAGGCCCGTCTAGTTCCCATACGGTGGGGCCGATGCGGGCCGCCTTGCTGTTCGCGCAGGGCCTGGAACGCGACGGCCTGATTCCCCGGGTTGCGCATGTGCGCGCCGAACTCTACGGTTCGCTGGGCGCCACGGGCAAGGGGCACGGCACCGACAAGGGCGTGCTGCTGGGGTTGATGGGCGAAGCCCCCGACACGGTAGACCCGGCCGCCATTGAAGGCATGATCGCGTCGGTGCGCGCCAGCCGCCAACTGCCGCTGCTGGGCCGCTACCCCGTGGCTTTCGTCGAAAAGGAACACATGGTGTTCTATCGGCGCGAAGCCATGGCCGAGCACCCCAACGGCATGAAATTCCACGCGATCGACGCCAACGGCGAGTCGTTGCGTGAATCGCGCTACCTGTCGGTCGGGGGCGGTTTCGTGGTGACGGCGGGGGCTTCCAACAGCCAGGTGATCGCCGCCCACAACCAACTGCCATACCCGTTCCGCTCGGGCCGCGAATTGCTGACCATGTGCCGCGAGAACGGTCTGACGGTGGCGCAGTTGATGATGCAGAACGAGCTCACCTGGCGCGAGGCATCGGACACGCACAGCGGGCTGGACCGTATCTGGCAAGTGATGCAGGACTGCGTGGCCCGCGGTTGCGGCATCAACTACCCCGAAGCCGACGGCGAACTGCCCGGCCCGTTGCGGGTACGCCGCCGGGCGCCCGAGCTTTATCGCAACCTGACCCAGCGCGCCGAGCGCACCCTGTCGGATCCGCTGTCGGTCATGGACTGGGTCAACCTTTACGCCATGGCGGTCAACGAAGAGAACGCCGCCGGTGGCCGGGTCGTCACGGCGCCCACCAACGGCGCGGCGGGCATCATTCCCGCGGTGCTGCACTATTACGACCGCTTCGTTCCCGGCGCCAACCACGACGGCGTGCGGGAATTCCTGCTGACCGCCGCGGCGATAGGCTTGCTGTACAAGTACAACGCGTCGCTGTCGGGCGCCGAAGTGGGCTGTCAGGGCGAAGTGGGCGTGGCCTGTTCGATGGCCGCTGGCGGTTTGGCCGCGGCGCTGGGCGGCTCGGTCGAGCAAGTTGAGAACGCCGCTGAAATCGGCATGGAACACAACCTGGGCCTGACCTGCGACCCCGTGGGCGGCTTGGTGCAAATCCCCTGTATCGAGCGCAACGCCATGGCGTCCATCAAAGCCGTGAACGCGGCCCGGATGGCGCTGCGTGGCGACGGTCAGCACTATGTGTCGCTGGATTCGGTCATCAAGACCATGCGCGAAACCGGGGCCGACATGAAGACGAAGTACAAGGAAACCGCGCGCGGCGGCCTGGCGGTGAACATCGTCGAGTGCTGA
- a CDS encoding Na/Pi cotransporter family protein, which produces MSGLITLLDFAGYVALLLWGVHMVQTGVQRAFGAALGAALGRALGTRLRAFAAGLGITAALQSSTATGLMITGFAAGGVVGLVPALAAMLGANVGTTLIVQLLSFDLTSLAPILILAGVWLFRRYPPGRTRDLGRVFIGLGLLLLSLHQLVELFQPFQTAPMLGMILDALATQPVAAVLLSAAFTWAAHSSVAVVVLVMSLASHHMVAPHVAFALVLGANLGTAINPMIEGVTGDDPAARRLPLGNLLTRVLGVLAGLMLLPVLQPLMSDMASDPARAVANFHTLFNAVIALLFLPLLTPYAALLTRWLPKRADPNDPSRPQYLDEWAHDVPAVALGNAAREALRMADMLQTLLLYARAGFKRDNRHRMVQARQLDAALDKLENAITTYLATLDQENMTRDDVQRMDDILAFASNIGHAGDIAHHGLLSHVAKLRKQGWVFSPEQRASLDETLGQLIANQRQAAALFVNDDLRQARALAGEKARFRTIEIQAADTHLQKIKSGEVDAAEVGALYLDILRDMKGINSHLVGAAAYPLLARHGELLPSRLREAGN; this is translated from the coding sequence ATGTCTGGTCTTATCACCCTGCTTGACTTCGCCGGCTACGTCGCCCTGCTCCTGTGGGGCGTGCACATGGTCCAAACCGGTGTCCAGCGTGCCTTCGGCGCGGCTCTGGGTGCGGCGCTGGGCCGAGCCCTGGGCACACGCTTGCGCGCTTTCGCGGCAGGCCTGGGCATTACTGCCGCCTTGCAAAGCAGCACGGCCACGGGCCTGATGATCACCGGTTTCGCCGCGGGCGGCGTGGTCGGCCTGGTGCCGGCCTTGGCCGCGATGCTGGGCGCCAACGTTGGCACCACGCTGATCGTGCAACTGCTGTCGTTCGACCTGACCTCGCTTGCCCCCATTCTTATTCTTGCCGGCGTCTGGCTGTTCCGCCGCTATCCGCCTGGACGCACCCGCGACCTGGGCCGGGTATTCATCGGCCTGGGGCTGTTGTTGCTATCCCTGCATCAGTTGGTCGAGCTTTTTCAGCCCTTCCAGACCGCCCCGATGCTGGGCATGATTCTGGACGCGCTGGCCACCCAGCCGGTGGCCGCCGTGCTGCTGTCGGCCGCCTTCACCTGGGCCGCGCACTCCAGCGTGGCGGTGGTGGTGCTGGTAATGTCCCTGGCAAGCCATCACATGGTGGCGCCCCACGTGGCCTTTGCGCTGGTGCTGGGTGCCAACCTGGGCACCGCCATCAACCCGATGATCGAAGGCGTGACCGGCGACGACCCCGCCGCCCGCCGCCTGCCCTTGGGCAACCTGCTGACTCGGGTGCTGGGCGTGCTGGCCGGGCTGATGCTGCTGCCGGTGCTGCAACCGCTGATGAGCGACATGGCCAGCGACCCGGCACGCGCCGTCGCCAATTTCCACACACTGTTCAACGCGGTCATCGCACTGCTGTTCCTGCCGTTGCTGACGCCTTACGCGGCGCTCTTGACCCGTTGGTTGCCCAAACGGGCCGACCCCAACGACCCGTCTCGCCCGCAGTACCTGGATGAATGGGCGCATGACGTGCCGGCGGTGGCGCTGGGCAACGCGGCGCGCGAAGCCCTGCGCATGGCCGACATGCTGCAAACCTTGCTGCTGTACGCCCGCGCCGGTTTCAAGCGCGACAACCGTCACCGCATGGTGCAGGCGCGTCAGTTGGACGCCGCGCTGGACAAGCTGGAAAACGCCATCACCACCTACCTGGCCACGCTGGACCAGGAAAACATGACGCGCGACGACGTCCAGCGCATGGATGACATTCTGGCCTTTGCCAGCAACATCGGCCATGCCGGCGACATCGCCCACCACGGGCTGTTGAGCCATGTGGCCAAGCTGCGCAAGCAAGGTTGGGTGTTTTCACCCGAGCAACGCGCCAGCCTGGACGAGACGCTAGGCCAATTGATTGCCAACCAGCGTCAGGCCGCCGCGCTCTTCGTCAACGACGACCTGCGCCAGGCGCGCGCCCTGGCCGGTGAAAAGGCGCGCTTTCGCACGATCGAGATACAAGCGGCCGACACGCACTTGCAAAAGATCAAGTCGGGCGAGGTCGATGCCGCCGAAGTCGGCGCGCTGTATCTGGACATTCTGCGCGACATGAAGGGCATCAACTCGCACCTGGTGGGTGCGGCCGCGTACCCGCTGCTGGCCCGCCATGGGGAGTTGTTGCCCAGCCGCCTGAGAGAAGCGGGCAACTAA